In Paenibacillus phoenicis, one genomic interval encodes:
- a CDS encoding HAD family hydrolase: MATIEVRGQKAACKAILFDKDGTLLNFMGLWGSWAAVLTDLMERKLAELGSPGGFNKSALLGLQTDERNRVIGYDKTGPIAMGTEEEIIALLASTLYAAGLPWNEATTVVRELNATAMAELKRRREAVPLPGLRDFVQSCREAGVKLAVVTSDSTSEALEHLEWLGIRDAFASVVGRDRVARGKPGPDMALLACRELGLSPSEAVVIGDSNADMQMGKRAGVVMTIGVSEEYGEEAQEAVYLRDADVIISNYRELTIHP; this comes from the coding sequence ATGGCCACGATCGAAGTGCGCGGGCAGAAAGCAGCTTGCAAGGCCATTTTGTTTGATAAAGATGGAACGCTGTTGAATTTTATGGGGCTATGGGGCAGCTGGGCCGCGGTCTTAACCGATCTGATGGAGCGGAAGCTGGCTGAGTTGGGCTCGCCTGGCGGGTTCAACAAATCCGCGCTGCTAGGCCTTCAAACGGATGAGCGAAACCGGGTGATCGGTTACGACAAAACCGGTCCGATTGCGATGGGGACGGAAGAAGAGATCATTGCGCTACTGGCATCGACGTTATATGCCGCAGGGCTGCCTTGGAACGAAGCGACAACCGTTGTTCGCGAATTAAATGCAACGGCGATGGCGGAGCTCAAGCGGCGGCGGGAAGCGGTGCCTTTGCCCGGGCTGCGCGATTTTGTCCAGAGTTGCCGTGAGGCGGGTGTGAAGCTGGCGGTCGTCACCTCCGACTCAACCTCGGAGGCGCTGGAGCATCTGGAATGGCTTGGCATCCGGGATGCGTTCGCCAGCGTGGTTGGCCGGGATCGCGTTGCCCGGGGCAAGCCGGGGCCGGACATGGCGCTGCTCGCCTGCCGTGAACTGGGGCTATCGCCAAGCGAAGCGGTGGTCATTGGCGACAGCAACGCCGATATGCAAATGGGAAAGCGTGCAGGCGTCGTGATGACCATTGGCGTGTCGGAGGAGTACGGTGAAGAGGCCCAGGAAGCAGTTTATTTGCGGGACGCGGACGTTATTATATCCAATTATCGCGAGTTGACGATACATCCATAG
- a CDS encoding flotillin family protein, with the protein MSLFESFPDFLLIPVIVIAVIVVLGLAFWARYKTVGPDEAMIVTGSFLGSKNISDDQSGRKIKIVRGGGAFIWPIFQKAEFMSLLSHKLDVMTPEVYTEQGVPVSADGVAIIKVGSSIEDVATAAEQFMGKPIESLKGEAQEVLEGHLRSILGSMTVEEVYRNRDKFAQEVQSVAARDLKKMGLQIVSFTIKDVRDKHGYLEALGKPRIAAVKRDADIAEAEAQRDARIQKALAEEAGQKAELVRDTNIAEAEKEKELKVASFKKEQDTARAEADQAYHIQEARAKQVMVEEQMKVELVRKEREIDLQDKEIIVRQKQYDAEVKKKADADRYAVEQAAEAEKARKMREADALQYSIETQAKASAEQKRLEGLAIADAERAKGTADAEIIRLRGLAEAEAKEKLAEAFQKFGEAAILDIVMKMLPELASKIAAPLSSIDKLTVVDTGKGEGAARVSNYVTELMATAPDMLKSVSGIELDRLIQSLTKGKVVAATPELETASVKSAAGGKVPDPVVLETAASKAADPDQK; encoded by the coding sequence ATGTCATTGTTCGAAAGTTTTCCGGATTTCCTACTGATCCCCGTGATCGTGATTGCAGTCATTGTCGTGCTTGGGCTGGCGTTTTGGGCAAGATACAAAACGGTGGGCCCCGATGAGGCGATGATTGTGACGGGGTCTTTTCTAGGCAGCAAAAACATTTCCGACGACCAATCCGGCCGCAAAATCAAAATCGTGCGCGGCGGCGGGGCATTTATCTGGCCGATCTTTCAGAAAGCCGAGTTTATGTCGCTGCTATCCCATAAGCTTGACGTGATGACGCCCGAGGTCTACACCGAGCAAGGGGTGCCGGTATCTGCAGACGGCGTGGCCATCATTAAAGTGGGCAGCTCGATCGAAGACGTCGCAACAGCCGCCGAACAATTTATGGGCAAACCCATCGAATCGCTGAAGGGCGAGGCACAGGAAGTGCTGGAAGGCCATCTGCGTTCCATCCTGGGCTCGATGACCGTTGAGGAAGTCTATCGCAACCGCGACAAGTTTGCTCAGGAAGTGCAAAGCGTCGCAGCCCGGGATCTGAAGAAAATGGGACTGCAGATCGTTTCGTTCACGATCAAGGACGTTCGTGATAAGCACGGTTATTTGGAGGCGCTTGGGAAGCCGCGGATCGCTGCGGTTAAGCGGGACGCCGACATCGCTGAGGCCGAAGCCCAGCGGGATGCACGGATCCAGAAAGCGCTGGCCGAGGAAGCTGGGCAGAAGGCCGAGCTGGTGCGCGATACGAACATCGCCGAGGCTGAGAAAGAGAAGGAACTGAAGGTAGCGTCCTTCAAGAAGGAGCAGGACACTGCCAGAGCCGAAGCCGACCAAGCTTATCACATTCAGGAAGCTCGGGCTAAGCAAGTGATGGTCGAAGAGCAGATGAAGGTCGAGCTGGTGCGGAAGGAACGGGAAATAGATCTGCAGGACAAAGAAATTATCGTCCGTCAGAAGCAATATGATGCTGAAGTGAAGAAAAAGGCCGATGCGGATCGTTATGCCGTCGAGCAGGCCGCCGAAGCGGAAAAAGCCCGGAAGATGCGGGAAGCCGATGCGCTGCAATACTCGATCGAAACGCAGGCCAAAGCTTCCGCTGAACAGAAGCGGCTAGAAGGCCTGGCGATTGCGGATGCCGAACGGGCCAAAGGGACGGCGGATGCCGAAATCATCCGTCTGCGCGGCTTGGCCGAGGCCGAAGCGAAGGAGAAGCTGGCCGAAGCGTTCCAGAAATTCGGCGAGGCGGCGATCCTCGATATCGTAATGAAGATGCTGCCGGAGCTGGCAAGCAAGATCGCTGCACCGCTGTCCTCCATCGACAAGCTGACCGTCGTCGATACCGGCAAAGGCGAGGGAGCCGCTCGCGTCAGCAACTACGTGACCGAGCTGATGGCCACAGCGCCTGACATGCTCAAGAGCGTCTCCGGGATCGAACTCGATCGGTTGATCCAAAGCCTGACCAAAGGCAAAGTTGTCGCCGCAACACCGGAGCTTGAGACGGCTTCCGTCAAGTCTGCAGCAGGCGGAAAGGTGCCAGATCCGGTTGTGCTGGAAACCGCGGCTTCGAAGGCAGCCGACCCAGACCAAAAGTAG
- a CDS encoding galactokinase, with product MKKQEMEQLFIFKYGESAEPIRVFNAPGRVNLIGEHIDYNGGYVFPAALEFGTTLAIRKRADGKVAFASSNLPYTAELALEELGKSKTGEWIDYPIGVYVELKKLGISLTSGYDLLFHGEIPNGAGLSSSASIEVVTALAFVSMEGKELDKVEIARLSQRAENQYVGVNSGIMDQFAVANGAKDHAILLMCDTLEYKLVPFRTGAYKLVIGNTKKRRGLVDSKYNERRSECDAALEILQKREPGLEFLAHLKPEQLEQWRGDFTNEVLYKRAKHVVEENARVLKSVDALSANDLKAFGELMNASHDSLRDLYEVSCLELDVMVEEARKIEGTLGARMTGAGFGGCTVSLVHEDSVERFVSEVGRSYKERTGLEGEFYVCGVGDGVHEMKGE from the coding sequence ATGAAAAAGCAGGAAATGGAACAATTGTTTATATTCAAATATGGGGAAAGTGCTGAGCCGATTCGCGTATTTAACGCCCCAGGACGGGTGAACTTGATCGGCGAGCATATCGACTACAACGGGGGGTATGTGTTCCCGGCGGCGTTGGAATTTGGGACGACGCTGGCGATCCGCAAGCGCGCTGACGGCAAAGTCGCCTTTGCTTCCAGCAACCTGCCTTACACGGCAGAGCTGGCACTGGAAGAGCTCGGCAAAAGCAAAACCGGTGAATGGATCGACTATCCGATCGGCGTTTACGTGGAGCTGAAGAAGCTGGGCATCTCGCTTACGAGCGGGTATGACCTGCTGTTCCATGGCGAAATTCCGAACGGTGCGGGCTTGTCCTCCTCCGCATCGATTGAAGTGGTAACGGCCTTGGCGTTCGTGAGCATGGAAGGGAAGGAGCTCGACAAGGTGGAAATCGCCCGGTTGTCTCAGCGGGCTGAGAATCAATATGTCGGCGTAAACAGCGGCATTATGGACCAGTTCGCGGTGGCGAACGGGGCCAAGGACCATGCGATCCTGCTGATGTGCGACACCTTGGAATACAAGCTGGTCCCGTTCCGGACAGGCGCGTATAAGCTGGTCATTGGCAATACGAAGAAACGCCGCGGGCTGGTCGATTCCAAATACAACGAACGGCGTTCGGAATGTGATGCTGCGCTGGAGATTTTGCAAAAACGCGAGCCGGGCTTGGAGTTCTTGGCCCACCTGAAGCCGGAGCAGTTGGAGCAGTGGCGGGGAGATTTTACGAACGAAGTGCTGTATAAACGGGCCAAACACGTGGTGGAAGAGAACGCGCGCGTGCTGAAATCGGTGGATGCGCTGAGCGCCAACGATTTGAAGGCTTTTGGCGAGCTGATGAACGCCTCCCATGATTCGCTGCGTGACTTGTACGAGGTGAGCTGCCTGGAGCTGGACGTGATGGTTGAGGAAGCACGGAAGATCGAAGGCACATTGGGCGCCCGGATGACCGGGGCCGGATTTGGCGGCTGTACAGTATCGCTGGTGCATGAGGATTCGGTAGAGCGGTTCGTGTCCGAGGTTGGTCGGTCTTATAAGGAACGGACAGGGCTAGAAGGCGAATTTTACGTGTGCGGCGTAGGCGACGGCGTACATGAGATGAAAGGGGAGTAA
- a CDS encoding iron-containing alcohol dehydrogenase, which translates to MDNFVFHNPTKLIFGKGQLEALSNEVPAYGKKVLLVYGGGSIKRSGLYDQVTAILREIGAEVTELAGVEPNPRLSTVHRGVELCKSNGIELVLAVGGGSVLDCSKAIAVGAKYDGDMWDFAERKAVPKAALPLGTVLTMAATGSEMNGNSVISNEETKEKLGWSSKLAYPAFSILDPQFTVSLPKDQTVYGMVDIMSHVFEHYFHPTPNTPLQDEFCEGLLRTVIETAPKLVQDLENYDLRETILLCGTLALNGVLNMGLSGDWATHNIEHAVSAVYDIPHGGGLAILFPNWMKYNLKQDVARFKRLAINVFHVDPAGKSDEAVALEGIEALRSFWNSIGAPSRLADYGIDDSQLEVMADKAVRFGSFGNFAVLDKQDVLEIYRMSL; encoded by the coding sequence ATGGACAATTTCGTATTTCATAATCCAACCAAGCTGATCTTCGGCAAAGGCCAGCTGGAGGCGCTTAGCAACGAGGTGCCGGCTTACGGCAAAAAAGTGCTGCTAGTCTACGGCGGCGGCAGCATTAAACGCAGCGGGCTGTACGATCAAGTGACGGCCATTCTGCGGGAAATCGGCGCCGAAGTGACGGAGCTTGCGGGCGTTGAGCCGAACCCGCGTCTTTCGACGGTGCACCGCGGGGTCGAGCTGTGCAAATCCAACGGCATCGAGCTGGTTCTTGCCGTCGGCGGCGGCAGCGTGCTGGACTGCTCGAAGGCGATTGCCGTCGGGGCTAAATACGACGGGGATATGTGGGATTTCGCAGAGCGCAAAGCCGTACCGAAAGCCGCCCTGCCGCTCGGAACGGTACTTACGATGGCCGCAACTGGCTCCGAAATGAACGGAAACTCCGTCATTTCCAACGAAGAAACTAAGGAGAAGCTGGGTTGGAGCAGCAAGCTGGCTTATCCTGCATTCTCCATCCTTGATCCGCAGTTCACGGTTTCCTTGCCGAAAGACCAAACGGTGTACGGCATGGTGGATATCATGTCTCATGTATTCGAGCATTATTTCCATCCAACGCCAAACACTCCGCTGCAGGATGAGTTCTGCGAAGGGCTGCTGCGGACGGTGATCGAAACGGCACCGAAGCTGGTACAGGATTTGGAAAACTACGACCTCCGGGAAACGATTCTGCTGTGCGGCACATTGGCGCTGAACGGCGTGCTGAACATGGGCTTGTCCGGGGACTGGGCTACTCACAACATCGAACATGCTGTGTCGGCGGTTTACGATATTCCGCATGGCGGCGGCCTGGCCATCCTGTTCCCGAACTGGATGAAATATAACCTGAAGCAGGATGTCGCCCGCTTTAAGCGTCTGGCGATCAACGTCTTCCATGTCGATCCTGCCGGCAAGAGCGATGAGGCAGTGGCGCTTGAGGGCATCGAAGCGTTGCGGTCATTCTGGAACTCGATTGGCGCACCAAGCCGCTTGGCGGATTACGGCATTGACGACAGTCAACTGGAAGTTATGGCCGATAAAGCGGTCCGCTTTGGTTCGTTTGGCAATTTTGCCGTGTTGGATAAACAGGACGTGCTCGAAATTTATCGGATGTCGCTGTAA
- a CDS encoding AraC family transcriptional regulator, with translation MFKETYSAAANPDLIETDELHVLFAGESQTLPDHRLGPKIYDYFLLHFVEQGKGTFRTESASYELSEGDGFLILPDQLVSYASDVAEPWRYRWIAFTGVKAAELVKRAGFTPQQPVFRQGGNSPIPAMLSSVLQAFQTKKNSSHLLSLGLLHQIMAEAQETLGMASALPSGESGVQRIVKQMIHYMASQYAHPVSIEQMCASLGYNRAYLSRIFKKETGFTPVTYLLKLRIDKSRQLLRERPELSIEQIAASVGLTDPLYFSRQFRRFHNESPSEYRRAVTRNPAKE, from the coding sequence ATGTTCAAAGAAACCTATAGCGCGGCCGCCAACCCGGATTTGATCGAGACAGATGAGCTGCATGTTCTGTTCGCCGGCGAAAGTCAGACCCTTCCCGATCACCGGCTGGGCCCGAAAATTTATGATTATTTCCTTCTGCATTTCGTAGAGCAAGGCAAGGGCACGTTCCGGACCGAATCCGCCTCCTATGAGCTGAGCGAAGGGGATGGCTTCCTGATTCTCCCCGATCAGCTCGTCAGTTATGCTTCCGATGTGGCCGAGCCTTGGCGTTATCGTTGGATCGCCTTCACCGGAGTTAAGGCGGCGGAGCTCGTGAAGCGAGCCGGCTTCACCCCGCAGCAGCCGGTGTTCCGGCAAGGCGGGAACAGCCCGATCCCTGCCATGCTCAGCAGCGTGTTACAAGCATTCCAAACGAAAAAAAACAGCTCCCATCTGCTGTCGCTGGGGCTGCTTCATCAAATTATGGCCGAAGCTCAAGAGACGCTTGGCATGGCCTCCGCGCTGCCGTCGGGCGAATCGGGCGTTCAACGGATCGTGAAGCAAATGATTCATTATATGGCCAGCCAATACGCGCATCCGGTCTCCATCGAGCAGATGTGCGCATCCTTGGGCTATAATCGAGCTTATCTTTCGCGGATTTTCAAAAAAGAAACGGGCTTCACCCCCGTCACCTACCTGCTGAAGTTGAGAATCGATAAGTCCCGCCAACTGCTGCGCGAACGTCCCGAGCTGTCGATCGAGCAAATCGCCGCTTCTGTCGGCCTTACCGATCCGCTCTACTTCTCACGGCAGTTCCGCCGGTTTCACAACGAATCACCAAGCGAATATCGCCGGGCGGTCACCCGGAATCCCGCGAAGGAGTGA
- a CDS encoding KGG domain-containing protein, with protein MARSQSKMTREEAGRLGGLATAKNHGKAFYKQIGQKGGEATSKTHNREFYQEIGQKGGEATSQKHDKGFYREIGRKGGIARSKPGIEA; from the coding sequence ATGGCACGAAGCCAAAGCAAGATGACCCGGGAAGAAGCAGGACGTCTGGGAGGACTGGCCACGGCCAAAAACCACGGCAAAGCCTTTTATAAGCAAATCGGGCAAAAAGGCGGCGAAGCGACCTCGAAAACCCACAACCGCGAATTTTATCAGGAAATCGGCCAGAAGGGCGGCGAGGCGACATCCCAGAAGCATGATAAAGGCTTTTACCGGGAAATCGGCCGTAAAGGCGGGATCGCCCGCAGTAAACCCGGAATCGAAGCGTAA
- a CDS encoding NAD-dependent protein deacylase, with the protein MSKEIDTLAAWIEESSNIVFFGGAGVSTESGIPDFRSAAGIYQMENASPYAPEEILSRRFFDRHPDVFFDFYKTKMLHPEAQPNAAHRCLAELERAGKLSAVVTQNIDGLHQQAGSRRVLELHGSVHRNTCMECGRTYTLKDVMDSEDVVPRCSCGGIIKPDVVLYGENLDEQVIQDTVTAIAGADLLVIGGTSLTVQPAAHLVTYFRGERTVLINASSTAYDNRADLLITEPIGEVLGAVSRKLDLAE; encoded by the coding sequence ATGAGCAAAGAGATCGACACGTTGGCAGCATGGATTGAGGAGAGTTCAAACATTGTATTTTTTGGAGGGGCCGGGGTATCTACCGAAAGCGGAATCCCTGACTTCCGTTCGGCGGCGGGCATCTATCAGATGGAGAACGCGTCGCCTTATGCGCCGGAGGAGATTTTGAGCCGGAGGTTCTTCGATCGGCATCCGGACGTATTTTTCGATTTCTATAAGACGAAAATGCTCCATCCGGAGGCGCAGCCCAACGCCGCGCACCGCTGTTTGGCTGAGTTGGAGCGAGCAGGGAAGCTAAGCGCTGTGGTGACGCAAAATATCGACGGGCTCCATCAACAGGCGGGCAGCCGCCGCGTGCTGGAGCTGCACGGATCGGTGCACCGCAACACCTGCATGGAATGCGGCCGCACCTATACGTTAAAGGACGTCATGGACAGCGAAGACGTCGTGCCGCGCTGCAGCTGCGGCGGCATCATCAAGCCGGATGTGGTACTGTATGGGGAGAACCTGGATGAGCAGGTGATCCAGGACACGGTAACGGCGATCGCCGGCGCTGACCTGCTGGTGATTGGCGGAACCTCGCTGACGGTGCAGCCCGCAGCTCATCTGGTCACCTATTTCCGCGGCGAACGGACGGTGCTGATCAACGCCTCGTCCACCGCGTATGATAACCGGGCTGACCTCTTGATCACCGAGCCGATTGGCGAGGTGCTGGGGGCCGTTTCCCGGAAGCTGGACTTGGCGGAGTGA
- a CDS encoding UDP-glucose--hexose-1-phosphate uridylyltransferase, with translation MGVEERSRQDALHAIERLVNYALEQGLIDWWDVDYSRNRLLELFSFDEPYTGEVAKEALTGPQEPLEILIDYGLTIGLIPEDTATYRDLLDAKIMGLLMPRPSETIAAFRKTESEQGIAAATDAFYKLSVASNYIRMDRVRQNIYWEQPTPFGDMEITINLSKPEKNPKEIAMAKLLPPPVYPKCQLCRENVGYAGRLNHPARQNLRVIPLTLNGEPWFFQYSPYVYYNEHCIVFHHDHIPMKLTRDTFKRLLEFTTLFPHYFIGSNADLPIVGGSILTHDHFQGGRHMFPLEKAPVEAVYVHPDFAGVTVGRVKWPMSVLRVNGQEREAVLEAVDHLYEKWKQYSDPSVGVLAFSEQEGESVPHNTVTPIVRRSADGGYEADIVLRNNRTDEQHPEGIFHPHREMHHIKKENIGLIEVMGVAILPGRLKEELAGVADILSGDKALYEQTVSDPNARLAVHADWVKELVARVGMSLGREEAEALLRDEVGRKFAEILGHAGVFKATPEGCEAFERFVESIGYRRR, from the coding sequence ATGGGAGTAGAAGAGAGAAGTCGTCAAGACGCGCTTCATGCGATTGAACGGCTAGTGAATTATGCGCTCGAGCAGGGCCTGATCGATTGGTGGGACGTGGACTATTCGCGCAATCGTCTCCTGGAGCTGTTCTCCTTTGATGAGCCGTACACCGGCGAAGTGGCGAAGGAGGCGCTGACCGGACCGCAGGAGCCGCTTGAGATCTTGATCGATTACGGGCTTACGATCGGCTTGATTCCGGAAGATACCGCTACGTACCGCGATTTGCTGGATGCGAAAATCATGGGCTTGCTCATGCCGCGCCCGTCGGAAACAATCGCCGCCTTCCGCAAAACGGAAAGCGAGCAGGGAATTGCCGCCGCGACCGACGCCTTCTATAAGTTGTCGGTAGCCAGCAATTACATCCGGATGGACCGGGTGCGTCAGAACATCTATTGGGAGCAGCCGACGCCGTTTGGAGACATGGAAATCACGATTAACCTGTCCAAACCGGAGAAGAATCCGAAGGAAATCGCGATGGCGAAGCTGCTGCCGCCTCCGGTGTACCCTAAATGTCAGTTGTGCCGCGAGAACGTTGGTTATGCCGGACGACTGAATCATCCAGCCCGCCAGAATTTGCGAGTTATTCCACTGACGCTGAACGGGGAGCCGTGGTTTTTCCAATACTCGCCTTACGTCTATTACAACGAGCATTGTATCGTGTTCCACCACGATCACATTCCGATGAAGCTGACCCGCGATACGTTTAAGCGGCTGCTGGAATTCACGACGTTGTTCCCGCATTACTTCATCGGCTCCAACGCGGATCTGCCGATCGTCGGCGGGTCGATTCTGACGCACGACCATTTCCAGGGGGGACGCCACATGTTTCCATTGGAAAAAGCTCCAGTCGAAGCTGTCTACGTCCATCCGGACTTCGCCGGCGTCACCGTCGGCAGGGTGAAGTGGCCGATGTCTGTGCTGCGGGTGAACGGCCAAGAGCGGGAAGCCGTGTTGGAAGCGGTAGATCATCTGTACGAAAAATGGAAGCAATACAGCGACCCATCTGTTGGCGTCCTGGCCTTCTCCGAGCAGGAGGGGGAATCCGTGCCGCATAACACGGTAACGCCGATCGTTCGCCGCAGCGCGGACGGCGGGTATGAAGCGGACATCGTCCTGCGCAATAACCGGACGGACGAACAGCATCCCGAAGGGATTTTCCATCCGCACCGCGAGATGCATCACATCAAGAAGGAGAACATCGGCCTGATTGAAGTCATGGGCGTAGCCATCCTTCCGGGCCGGCTGAAGGAAGAACTGGCGGGGGTTGCTGACATTCTGAGCGGCGATAAGGCGCTCTATGAGCAAACTGTATCCGATCCGAATGCCCGCTTGGCCGTGCATGCGGACTGGGTGAAGGAACTGGTTGCACGCGTTGGCATGTCGTTGGGTCGTGAAGAGGCCGAAGCGCTGCTGCGTGATGAGGTTGGCCGCAAGTTCGCGGAGATCCTTGGACATGCCGGCGTATTTAAAGCGACGCCCGAAGGCTGTGAGGCTTTCGAACGCTTTGTTGAATCGATTGGTTACCGCAGACGGTAA
- the galE gene encoding UDP-glucose 4-epimerase GalE: MAILVTGGAGYIGSHTVAALLEQGREVVVIDNLQTGHREALLGGKLYEGDLRDKALLAKLFAENEIEAVIHFAANSLVGESMKDPVKYFDNNVYGTLCLLDAMDQANVRKIVFSSTAATYGEPEKVPVEESDPTRPTNVYGETKLTMERMMAWFDQVLGIKYVSLRYFNAAGAHESGKIGEDHRPESHLIPLIIQAALGQRPSIQVFGDDYNTADGTCVRDYIHVSDLADAHLRAVDHLLGGGESDVFNLGNGQGFSVKEVIETVKQVTGRDFPVAISPRRAGDPAVLIASSDKARRVLGWNPTRNKLPGIIESAWQWHNSHPNGYND, encoded by the coding sequence ATGGCGATACTGGTTACGGGGGGAGCCGGTTATATCGGCTCGCATACAGTAGCGGCGCTGCTGGAGCAAGGAAGAGAGGTCGTCGTGATCGATAACCTGCAGACCGGACATCGCGAGGCGTTGCTCGGCGGTAAGCTGTATGAAGGAGATCTGCGCGATAAGGCGCTGTTGGCCAAGTTGTTTGCCGAGAACGAGATCGAAGCGGTCATCCATTTTGCCGCGAACTCTCTGGTTGGGGAGAGCATGAAGGATCCGGTCAAATATTTTGACAATAACGTGTACGGGACGCTTTGCTTGTTGGATGCGATGGATCAGGCGAATGTGCGCAAGATCGTGTTCTCCTCCACGGCGGCAACCTACGGCGAACCGGAAAAAGTGCCGGTTGAAGAGAGTGATCCGACCCGGCCAACGAACGTGTATGGCGAAACGAAGCTGACGATGGAACGGATGATGGCTTGGTTCGATCAGGTGTTGGGGATCAAATACGTGTCCCTGCGTTACTTCAACGCGGCTGGTGCCCATGAGAGCGGCAAAATCGGCGAGGACCATCGCCCGGAAAGCCATTTGATCCCGTTGATCATTCAAGCGGCCTTGGGACAACGTCCGTCCATCCAGGTGTTCGGCGATGACTACAACACGGCGGACGGTACTTGTGTCCGCGACTATATCCACGTGAGTGATTTGGCCGATGCCCATCTGCGCGCGGTGGATCATTTGCTGGGCGGCGGAGAGAGCGACGTATTTAACCTTGGCAACGGGCAAGGGTTCTCGGTCAAGGAAGTGATCGAAACCGTGAAGCAGGTCACCGGCCGCGACTTCCCGGTCGCGATCAGCCCGCGCCGCGCCGGCGATCCGGCGGTGCTCATCGCTTCCTCGGACAAAGCCCGCCGCGTGCTGGGCTGGAATCCGACTCGCAACAAGCTGCCCGGCATCATTGAAAGCGCATGGCAATGGCATAACAGCCATCCGAACGGTTATAACGACTAA